The region atatttacacTTAAATTGTATTTCATCAAATGCTCGAAAATCGTTTTATTACTAGGCCCGTATCCATATAAAATATGCATCAAAATTACTTAATGTATAACTTTGGGTTTCcttttcgatatttttgtCTAATGTTTGTATATAAATTCAGTTGAATTGTACGATTGCCAAattgttgtatatatgtatataccgtATTAGCTCACAACAATTTTGATACAAAGAGGTATTGGAGGTATTTGGTTATAGCATTTTTTCCTGTTTACTTGGTTCAAGACTTACGATTAGAAACTGTATATTTTCACATTTGAAATATGTTCGATTACATTTTAACAGTTTACAGCTAAAGTTTATTCATTGAGCTATGTGTATATCAAAGATGCCTTGCGAAcattgtattttgttttgtcttaAGTGCCTCTCAAGAtctaaaacaaaatcaaaatcaaggGTATTTCTAATATGGAAGAAGATTGTGTAACAGCTTTCTCGCCTGTTACTTATTGCCGTAGACCGTTTGCCTTTTaacgaaaacgaaagaaaaagaaagaaaaacaaaaagaaggtAACATAAAATGTTGTATAATTTTTggaattaatttatttttccatTGCATTCAGCAACATTTCAACTAAACATGACTCTGAATAGGAACATATAAAGTAATATTATATTTTGGTCTTTAATAAAACAAGATtcatgcaataaaatattagGAGCTAATCagttaaataatttttttaaatatttatggcaaacaaaacaaatagcgtacaaataattttgtttttattgttaacTTAAAgttaattttgatttaatgtTGATTGGCATTGCTTTCTTTAAGAATcctttaaaatatattaaaattaaaataatatagtCTATTAACCATTCGATAGATTTTATATTCTTAGCGAGAGTAAAATAGTATTTTTGGAGCGCTGTATAATTTACAATTGGCAGCTGCGTTTGCTGGGTATTTACAATTTTGACTGAGTTgaaaataatctaaaacttGTAACTTAAAGTAGGTTAGGTGTTGAAAATGGCACAACATGTTCGGTTCATTTTGGTGGGTTTTGGCAGGGATAAGCATGGCATATGGCATGTTTAGCTAATTTTGTACAAattatgtgtgtttgtttgtttttttgttttgttttaattttgtgCAATTATTTCACTAAAATATCTATATTTTCTTTAGTTACTTGTACTTAGCATTAAATTCCTGTTGCAAAAGATGTTTTTAAACTCCACTTTTAAACTTCATTTTGTTTAACTTTTGTGTGGATTGTTGCCAGTCAACTTCATCAAATGAAGGCTGATAAAGGCTATGTACAATTTGGGCTTTGACTGATTTAGTGCTGGCGCATATATAGAGCAGCGGCATCATCCAAATCGTCCAAATCAATATCCTCGTTTTGTTCTTGTGATTCGGTGGAGCGGGGCGAGTGCATGCTGAGATCCTCAGGCTCGGTTTGCTCGGGCATTTCGCTGCGGACATGGATTATCTGGGGAGGAGGTAGACGAAACACACGGCGTATATCCTGGGCCTTTCGACGGGCCATGCTACTGCTGCAGTGGCCATCTACTGAGCTGGCGCCGTCCTCAGACAAATCCAATGGAGCCTCGTCGTCCAAAGAACCCTTTTCGAGATCAACCGACTCGTCAGAGCCCCCATAGCTTGCACACATAGCCGCAAATTTATTGGCTGATGGCTCCAGAGCCATAGAGGTGACTGCCATGGGAAAGTCTCCACTCATTGCAGGTGAGAGGGCCGGAGTGGGTGGCGACTGAATGCCACACTTGTGATTCATCAGGTGGTGACGCCGACGGAATTTCATATGGCACCGGTCGCACTCAAAGGGCTTCTCGCCATTGTGGACCAGCATATGGGACTTCAGCTGATTGGAGTCACTGAATTTACCGTCGCAGATCTCGCAAGTATACGGACGCTCCCCAGTGTGAACGCGCAGGTGACGCCTAAGATTGGCCACCTGCACGAATTGGCGATCGCAGTGGGAGCAATGATATGGCTTCTCTCCGGTGTGCAGACGCATGTGGGTCTTCAGGTGATGGTCTCGGGTGAAGCGCTTGTGGCACTCTGGGCATTCGAAAGGCTTCTCGCCGGTGTGCGTACGTTCGTGGTTCTGCAGGACGTGCTTGTATCCAAAGCTGCGAGAGCAGATCTTGCAGGTGAAGCTCTTGTCGCGAGAGGGATCTTTGGATGCGACGCCGGTAACTCCCGCACCGACGCTTCCCACCTCGTGTGTGGAATTGGGCGAGCTGCCGCTGGATGGCGGGGAAATGGGTCCGCCCGGTGTGTGATAGAGATCATTCACGCTCATGGTGATTTCCGTCTGGAACTCCTTCTTTACCGATAACTTGCGAGACTTCTTCACTGGCTCACGGTGCTGTGGTGTACTGCTGGGAGAGGTCAACGGATGCTTGCCACTGCCCAAAGGTGTAGTGGGCACGGGCGAGTGCGGACTGGCGGGCGGGGAATGCATATGCGTGCCCTGGGGTGGCATCTGCGACTGCTGGGCGGCCCAAGCTCCAAACAAAGCCGCCGGATTGTGGGGAAACAGTGTGTTGGCCAATGTGCTCATTGGAAGCTGGGCCATAAAAGCAGCCGCCTGGCGGTTAGCAGCCATCAGTTGGGTGGGTGAGAGCATGCCGAAGGCTGATGCAGCGGCCGCCTGTTGTAGACCCATTCCCGGGTACATGGCCGCGGCGCTGCTGGCTGACGTGTTGGCCGACATGGGAGGCGACAGTGACATGGAGCGGTCTGCAGCGACCTCCTCCCTTTTAATTCCCGCTAGAGCAGCAGCTAGgcctaaaacaaaaaaaaaaggaaacaaaaaagttagctaaatgtCTTTACCCTTCTTATACTTAATATTGTACACTAAAATAAGTccgaggagaaggagagtcAGAAGAAGAGCCAGAGCTGTCGTGCTAAGAGAGAAATTGCTTAAGAGCAAACCAACGTCACATATGTTCATGTGTGAGAGTGTTGCTcatgctctttctctctgtatTTCTCTTTGTCTTGTGCTCTCAGCCCTTTGTTTTGGTGGGGGCGTTGCAGTAACGAGTTGAGTGCCGGTTCTGAGTTCTGGCCAAACTTGTAAACAAAACTTAATTGCTCTAGAGTCTagatgtgtgtgtctgcctgtgtttacgtgcgtgtgtgtatgtaaaaATGGCGTTTAACATTAAGATGAACACATCGAGACGTCGTTATCACTGTGCTGTGTTAAAGAGCAAGCTTTCATTCTGATACAGGTCTAACTTATAGCGGACTTGTGTGCAAGTTTTGAACGTTGAGTGAAATGCATGTTTTGTTTACTTACTTCGTGTCTGTGCGTCCTGGAGCATTGATATAGCCATTAATCTGTGTTCGTTGCGGTGTTGGGGGCTTCTCGTTTTTGCCTTGTTTTGAGCAAAAACCAGTTGTAAATTCGCTTGATAACTTTTAGTTAAAACAGTGTAAACACACAATTTTCATTTGAGCAAAGTTTTCTGCACTTTTTCTAGGATATGATTCTAGGATAACTTGTTTGTTTCACGCACTTTTTGTACTTTGAGGTAGAGTGTTAagtttctttttgtgtttatATAAGTTCGCCGATTATACAAAATGAGGTAGATTGTAATTTATTCCAGTTATTTTATTAACTTTCTCTGCAGTAGTGTTTGCCTTGAGGTATTCGATTTGTTGCCCGTTTTTAGTTTGTATTTTTAAGACACAAAAAATTCTTAAGATGTTGCCGTGAGGAGTCTTCGCTGAGGAATGATATTTGAGAGTGACTGAACACGTTTTATATAGCTCGAAGTATCCTTTGCCGAGAAATCCTTTTTGAAGCAACAAATTTGCGTATGTGTATGAGTTGATGGGGTGTTCTTCTTTATCGAGGAGTTCTGTTGTTCCTCTCACGACCAAACCAAAATCACGAATGATACAAATTCGGTGCGTGCGCTAACTATAAGTACGCTCTGCTCCGTTTCGGCTTCGCCCTCCCTCACGCATACACTCGCACGCTCagagcacacacacgctcGCTTCGCTCTCCCGCTCACTCACACAAGCGCAAGACAGCAAGAGTAGGGAGGGAGAAAGCAGTGAAACGACGGCGAAAAACGATCCGACGACCGAAGAGGTAAAGTGAAATACTTTTTACCTAAGAGACAGACGACTGTTGATTTTTCCTATGCAAATTGGAGCGACAGGGATGGCTAGCACATTTAAAAATCTCAAAAGCGTGGTGTCCTTATGTACTGACACACATACTTATGTCCTCTACAGTTCACCAAAAAAATGTTGACTTTTAGTCAAATAACTTTACGCCGTACGTGTAAAAAACCTTCACGAGTTTATGACACTGCATTTTTATATTCTGCagtcataaaaaataaaaaatcaaaactaTGCGCTACCTATGGGAGGCCTTAAAAACTTAAGGCCACTTCCGCTACTCTTGTTTTTTTAGAGCCTTCATAAAAAAAGTGCACTTGAAGGCAATTTAAAGTGGAGCAAGGATCTGAGGCAACTATTTCGAAACGGGTAAAAAACTGAATTTCCCCTCAAACGAAATTTCCCCTTTGTACATAAGCCAGAAGGGGAAATGAAGGGGATGAAACTAATGCCAAAGGAGAGTCAGGCGATAGGGCAAGAGAGGGAGCGAAAGACGCAAGCCTCATGGAAAGAGATGTCATAGATGGGGTGGAAATCCAAGCGTGCGCTGTAAGAGTGAACCGGAAGCTAGCGAAATATCACCTTCGAGGTGTATTTCTACATGGTGAGACATTTCCCCTCTTCTAGTGCTgctttctcgctctctttgtGTCTCGCTGCAGCTCTCTATGGAGCGAATCCGGTTGTAGTATTGCCCCTTGATACTTTTAAAGGATCCCCGAACAGGAAGAGAGGGTTTGTTGTTCTATATAGCCTGTGGTCAGGAATGCttgggaatatatatattctgcGTAATGGGTTACTAATTGTTGGCACACGTCTAAAAAATGAGTCATAAAAAAGGAACTGATAAAAAACAGGCCAGGtagaaaccaaaaccaagTCAAAGGCCCTTAATAAAAAACAGtcaacatactcgtacatacatatttaagcatggatattttttggaatttatttttggttatttAAACGTTGGCAGTGACTTTTGCGGATTGACTTCTAAATCGTTTTATGTAGATTTTTATGGCAAGGACATGCTGTGCAGAACTTATGCTGAAAATGGGCCCAGATCGTCGTGCTGGTTTGCGTAGGTAGGCCAAGGACGAACACAACAGAGAACTCGGCAGGCGGGTAATGCGAACTACCGTGGAAATTTTCGAAAGTGAAATTGAACAATAGCCAAAAAGGACATGGATATCCTTGCTCTGCATAATGTTACGTAAAATTCGAATGGTTTCTGTCAACCAACGAACAAGATCAGTTTCAGCGAAAATTTTCGCAAAACTCTCAAAAATTCGCAGAAAGCATTAAACAAAATTCAAGCACCCAAAAATGACCCTATTGATAAGGATTTCTGATTTTTGAGCCGATCTGACTCGTTCGAGAGCATCGTCAGCTAATGCCCAGGTTTGCGGATTAGTCAGAAATACTTTTCTGCATGTTTGCTGCCTTTCGCTTGATATTGACAAAGAAACTTAGCTCAAATGATTTTATTAAGATCCGGCAGTATGCGATAAGACGTTGCTGGTTATCTATGGACGCAAAGTCAAGTATACTAGTGTCGGGCGAGAGTAAAAGAAAACGagattttaaatatgaaattaatagTGAAGAAAAATTCGACGACTGAGACTTTCACACACTTGTGCGACCATATGTTTGCACATAAGTGGGGCAGTAGTGCGTATGAAAGTGCGTATAGTTTGTTGATAAGGTTCAAACTTGAAAAACTAACCTAGGCTAACACTACTTGGGTGACTATAGAGTAAggttcttatatatatatttttctattgtTGTGTCGACCtctcaaaaaatatatatatatatatatataatagaCCAGCATATTAAGCTGTTCTAACtcatatacgagtacgagtactatcCCAGCAGATGCGTTGTGTTGTAACTTCATCATCCTACACGTGTCTAGTTTCATCGTCTGATAGAAATTCTACCGCTGTGCATAACCCTTACCAGACCGGACCTCCTGAAAGAAtacaaataaacacaaaacGCACAAAGCTAAACAAAGAGGAAAActctactttttttttataaaaaaacgACAAATTTGTACAAATATTTCGAGTGAAAACGAGGGGCTGTCAACAAAGAGACGATTGGTAGgccaaaaaagggggaaaaagcGGAAATAAAAGTGAAAGTGAAGGCTTAAAAATCGCACGTCGCGCACACGCATGCGCCCAAAAGCAACCCTAGGGACACATCATaggggtatttttttttattgttgtacGGCCTATGAGTGTGCCCACAATTTTTTAATCATTTGTTACACTCGATCAGCTTTTGTATGGTTTTTTAAAGGGTGCGGTTCCTTGATTTATAGGCAATCGAGTAGTAACGACGTGATAATGTTGTTGGAAGTACAGACGTGAACGGGACAGAGGTAGACCATCGCACTCTTGATCTTGTGTGTTTCTTGAATACTTCAGAATGGAACCGCTGTGAGCTTCCATTCTTAATCATGCGATTTGGTTGCTAATCCTAATACTTACAGTCCAGACTTGGACTGAATCCTTCCCTGCACTCTTTGGCCACACCGTAATAAGCCGCGGATG is a window of Drosophila pseudoobscura strain MV-25-SWS-2005 chromosome 3, UCI_Dpse_MV25, whole genome shotgun sequence DNA encoding:
- the Kr gene encoding protein krueppel; the encoded protein is MAISMLQDAQTRSLAAALAGIKREEVAADRSMSLSPPMSANTSASSAAAMYPGMGLQQAAAASAFGMLSPTQLMAANRQAAAFMAQLPMSTLANTLFPHNPAALFGAWAAQQSQMPPQGTHMHSPPASPHSPVPTTPLGSGKHPLTSPSSTPQHREPVKKSRKLSVKKEFQTEITMSVNDLYHTPGGPISPPSSGSSPNSTHEVGSVGAGVTGVASKDPSRDKSFTCKICSRSFGYKHVLQNHERTHTGEKPFECPECHKRFTRDHHLKTHMRLHTGEKPYHCSHCDRQFVQVANLRRHLRVHTGERPYTCEICDGKFSDSNQLKSHMLVHNGEKPFECDRCHMKFRRRHHLMNHKCGIQSPPTPALSPAMSGDFPMAVTSMALEPSANKFAAMCASYGGSDESVDLEKGSLDDEAPLDLSEDGASSVDGHCSSSMARRKAQDIRRVFRLPPPQIIHVRSEMPEQTEPEDLSMHSPRSTESQEQNEDIDLDDLDDAAALYMRQH